TCCCGAAATCGCCCCGGTTGAGGTGGAAGAAGAAGAGGATGAGCGCCTGGAGTGGGATTTCCGTCTGACCAGCGAAGTGCACTCCTCGGATAACGCCGGGTTCCGTCAGCTGGACGAAGAAAACGGCAACCAGGAGCGCATCGAGACCGACGATCGCCACACCTTCGCCTACACCTCGATCGCGCTCGGCGCGAACTACCGGGTGCTCGACGATACTCGCCTCAACTTCAGCGCGAGCCACTCCGGACTCTGGGGCAGCGACCAGATCGGTGGCACCAACGAGTACGGCGGGTTCTTCTACGTCTACGACCTCAACGTGGACTGGACCGCGGTGGACGTGGACGGCTTTGAACTCAGCGCGAAGTTTGGTCGCCAGGCCCACACCATCGGTGGCACCCCGCGTGACTACTTCTTGCGCGACAACGTCGACGGTCTGACGCTGACCCTGGACATGGAAGAGGCCGGTCGGGTTCGCATCCTGGCCTTTGACCTCTACGCCTCCCAGGGACGCCCGGATACGGTGAGCTTCCTGCAGTGGCACTCCGGTCGCGACCTCGTCTACAACATGCGCGGTGAGACCAACACCTTCCGCTACGGCGGGGTCTACGAGAACACCGACCTGGTCGAGGGCCTGGAGGCGCGCGCCTTTGGTTACTTCGCCTCGATCGGCGGCGCGGGAACCGGCGCCGACCGCACCCACGAGGGCACGCTGGGGAACTTCTCGGATAACGACTTCTCGTGGCTGGCCGGTGCCCGCGCGAGCTACTTCCTGGAGCTGGATGCCGCGCGTCTGGGCGTCTATGGCGAGTACGCCTACTCCGGTGGCATCGACCGCAAAGAGGTCAACATCGGCGTGCACGACGTGGCCATCGACGGTCAGGCCTTTGGCGCCGGCTTGAGCGGCGACATGGACCTGGGCCCGGCCGGCCTCTCGCTGGCGCTGCAGTACTTCCGCGCTGACGGCGCGCAGTACGGCGCCGACGGCCTGCAGTACAACCACGGCTTTGTCTCGATGGGCGGCTCCTACGCCGGCGGCCTGAACATGGGCCGGTACAACGGCTGGCGCCCCTCGGCGTACGTCAGCCGCGACGGCATCGCTCACGGCGAGCATGACATCCGCCGCGAAGGCGGCACCCAGATCCTGCACGCCGGCCTGGGCGCCACCCTGGAGCAGGGCCTTCGCCTGGACCTGGGCGCCTGGATGTACCAGGACACCGGCTCGACCAACCTTGATTTTGACCGTCTGGACGCCGCCGGCGACCGTCTTCCCTCGGGTTACTCGCGTGACCAGCTCGAAGCGCAGCAGCGCCTGGGCAAGTCGCTGGGAACCGAACTCAACGCGAGCCTGAGCTACCAGGCCAACGACGCGCTCTCGCTCTACGGTGTCGGCGGCATCTTCCTGCCGGGTGAGTTCTACGAGATCGAGATCACCCGCAACGCCGGTAGCGCTCGCGGTAGCGTGGACAACCTCCAGCAGTTCTGGGCTGTCTCGGCCGGTGCGACTCTGGTCTTCTGAGACCGCGTCGACGATAGGTGTGGGTTGAGATTTGGAGCGGCGCCTTCTGGCGCCAGGGAGAGAAGATGAGAGCGCGATGGTTAACAGCGGGGCTGCTGGTGGCAGCCGCCGCAGGGTGTGTAGACACCTCCGACCCGGGGGCCTCCTCCGAGCAGGTGCTCTACCGCTGGGAGACCGATGGCGAGCCGACCACCGGTGAGCGCGGCAACATGTTGGTCAATGAGATCAACTGGGCCGGGAGCGTCTCCGACGATAAGTCCTACGACCCGGACGACGTCTTTATTGAGCTGCTCAACAAGAACCCCCGGCCGGTCAATGTCTCGGGCTGGAACCTGGAGATCGGCGGCGATTACTCGCGCAGCTTCCGTCTGCCGAAGATGGAAGAGCCGATTCAGCCCAATGAATTCTTTGTGATCGCGGCCAAAGCCGACGGCGCCTTCGGGGCCGAGGCGGATGTGATCCTCGAAGGGCTGAAGCTGGGTAAGCGCGCGGTGTACGTGAACCTGCGCGACGCCGACCGCCGCCTGATGGATTCGGGTGGCTCTCGCGAGGAGTACATCTTTGCCGGGAGCTACGACCTGGTGACGACGCGCTCGATGGAGCGCACCCAGGTGCTCTTTGGCAACCGCGGCAACCAGGACCGGGCCTGGACCTCGAACATCGATGATGTGATGGGCACCGGCGGCGAGCGCAAGATCGCCGAGGGTTGGCGCACCTACACGATGGCCAGTCCGGGTCAGGCCAACAGCGCCGACTACACCGGCAGCAACACCAGCGGGGGCTTTGAGTGATGAGAGCGAAGATGCGACGCACAATCCCCTATCTTACGCCCCTGGCGCTGGCCGGTGTGCTGGCGCTGGCGGCGCCCACCACGACCACCGACTGGGTGGAGCCGGCTCGGGCTCAGAGCGACGACTACGAGGGCTGGTTCACCTACGTGGACTACTACGTGGGCGACGACGTGCAGGCTGACGTCATCGCCGGGATGGTCCGGGACATCGACCGGGCCAGCGAGCAGGTGGAGGCGGCCTTCGGCATGCTGGAGGAGCCGGCCATCGTCGACGCCCTGGAAGCCGCCGCGGCCCGCGGAGTCGCGGTGCGCGTGGTCAGCGACAGCGAGAGCAGCTCGGTCAGCGGCATTCAGGCGCTTTTGGGCAACCCGGACATCGACACGGTGCTGGGCGATGGGCCGATCTCCTATCTGCCCGACCCCACGCTGACCACGGTTCTGGGCTATTGCGACGACCATAGCTCGGGCGATTACATCGTGTGCACCGCGGCCAGTGGCGTGCCCAGCAACAACGACAACATGGTCAATCGTCCCGACGCCTATAACGTGATGAGTCACAGCTTCGTGGTGGTCGACACCACGACGGTGTGGAACGTCAGCGCGCCGATCAACGATGCGCAGCCCATGTGGCTGGCGTTTCGGGCGATGAGTGAAGATCTCGCGCGCAGCTTCCGCCGCGAGTTCAATCAGATGCACGGCGGGGTCTTCTCGACGACGCTCAGCGTGTACAACGGCCCGCTCAAGTCGATCACCCAGAACGTGACCCTGCGCCAGACCAACCGCGGTCAGATGCGGGTGACCTTCAACCCTCAGGAACGCCTGGTTAAGAACATCATCGACGAAGTCTACCGCGCCAAAGGCTCGGTGTGGTTGATGACCAACGACCTGCAAAACGGCGACCTGATCAACGCGCTGCGTTACAAGCGCGATGCCGGGTTCGATGTGCGGGTGCTGGTGGGGTCGACCCAGGGTACCTCGGTCGATGCCGACCTGGACGCCATCGGGGCCGTACGCGCGCCGGCGTCGATGGGGCAGCTGCCGACCTTTATTATCAACGACGCCGGTCGCGGCAGGGACGGGCGGAACCACCCGCGGCTGGTGCAGATGCTCAGCCATAACCTGTGGGAAGGTGCCCCCCTCAACGTGATCAGCCGCGTGCCCAACGACCGGGTACACATCTACAAGTCGGACACCTTTGTCGACGGGGCGATGTGGGAAATCGTGGAGTTCGGCTCCGATCGCTACGACGCGGTGGAGAGCTTTGTGGACGCCTGGCAGCAGCTCTGGAGTGAGGCTCAGTGATGGAAACGACGACCAACGTTTTTGAGCAATCTGGCCGGGAGCACACGATGGTGATCCGAGGTATGGCAAGCATGGCGCGAACTCTGGTGCTGGCGGCGCTCGCGCTGAGCGCCGCGGCCTGCGGCCTCAACGATCCGGGCGATCTGGACACTCTCGATACGCCCAGCGTCGAGGTCTTCTTCAACTCCCCGGGCTTTAAGCGCGGCACGGAGTTCAACCGTAAGCCCAGCGAATTCATCACCGAGCGCATTGATGCGGCGCGCGTTTCGGTGGATGCGGCGGTGTACGGCTTTAACAAGCAGAACATCGTCGATGCGCTGGTGCGCGCCCACTACCGCGGGGTGCGTGTGCGCCTTGTGGCCGATGCTGGCGAGTACAGCCGCGGGTCCTACGGCTACGACATTATGGAGCAGCACAAGGTGCCGATTCAGACCGGCAACCAGTTCCATATCATGCACGACAAGTTCTTCGTGGTGGACAACCGCTTTGTATTTGTAGGGACCGGGAACATCTCCAACTCCGAGTTCACCTACAACAACAACAACTGGGTGTGGTTCGATAACGTCGCACACGCCGAACTCTACACCGCGGAGTTCGAGCAGATGTTTGACGGACGCTTCTCGGCGGCCAAGCACCCGACCACGCTCCCCAACGTCTTCCAGATCGGGGATACCGAGGTCGAAGTACTCTTTTCGCCGCAAGATGACGCGATGGGTAAGATTCTGGAGGAACTTAAGAACGTCGATACCTCGATTTACTTCACGATCTTTGCGTTCACCAAAGATCAGGTGGCCAGCGAGTTTATCGCCCGCCAGCGGGAGTTCGAGGCGTACAACGAGGCCAACGGGTTTGATACGCTGCCGCCGCTGGAGCGTCCCAAAGGCGTGGTGGGCGTGCTGGACCGCTCGCAGCTGCACGGTAACGGGCAGTACCACCAGGGGTATCGCCTGGCGGCCAACGGCATCCCGATGAGGCTTGACGGCAATGAGAACTCCGGGCTTCCCGGTGACTATCAGGCCGGTGGCGGGCGCCTGCACGCCAAAACGATGATCCTGGACGCCGGTACGCCCAACGCGCGGGTGATCACCGGGAGCTTCAACTGGTCTTCGGCAGCGACGATCTCCAACGACGAGATCCTGATCATCTTGCGTGGTGAGCGCATCACCAACCAGTACCTGGAGGAGTTCTACAACATCTGGAATACCGGTAAGGACATTTCCACGGCGATGTGCACGCTGATGAAGGATAGCGACGCGTTGACCTGCGATGATGAGGTTCGGCCCGGTGATGTGGTCTTCAGCGAGGTGCACTTCGACGGATGGAACGGGGAGCGCGATCCCTCCGACCACAACTGCGGTGGTGGAAACGATCTGGACTGCCGTCGTCGGGTGACCAACGACCAGTTTGTCGAGCTCTACAACACCACCGATAAGCCGATTAACCTCTCGATGTGGACGTTGAGTAACGGTCAGGACGTCACCATGGGCTTTACGCCCGGTACCGTCATCGATCCCGGGGAGTACTTCCTGGTGCTCGATCACAACACGGTGCCTCTCTCCGAGCGTGATCCGCAGCGGGGTGAGCATGCGTTTACCAACCCGGACTTTGTGCTGAACACGGCCAACGATCCGCGTTTCCGCCGCCTCAACCTCAAGAGCGGCTCGATGCAGCTGCAGCTTCGCAATACGCGCCAGGTCGTCATCGATCGCGCCGGCGATGGATCTCCGGCCTATTTTGGCGGGCGAGAAGGTGATACAAACTACTCGATGGAACGCATCATCGGTGCCGACGGTAACGTGGGTGCTGGCGACGCACGCTCGAGCTGGAAGCAATGCGCGGCCGGTCAGGGCGGGGAAAACGTCAACGAGGCGTTCCGCAGCTTTATCATCGCCACCCCTGGTGAGCCCAATTCTCCGTGATTGTATGGGAGTGATGATGCCTGATTGGGGGGCTATCCGGCCCCCTCTCGCTACCACTGGTTGATGTGTGGAGCCCTGAAGAACGCCGCCCCGGGAAACATCCCCGTCGGGCGGCGTTTTTGTGTCCGGGGGAAGACAGGGCGGAGGAGCCGCCTTTTTTTTGAGCCTTGAGTGCAGTAGAACACAGGCCGGTGTGCCGGGCGGGCGGTCTGCGCGGGCACCCGAGCAACCTTTTGGCGTAGGGAAGTCGATGTCGTACAAGGTGTTGGCCAGGAAGTGGCGCCCCGAGCATTTTGAACAGGTCGTAGGTCAGGGCCATGTCGCCCGCACGCTCAAGAACGCCATTGAGCAGGACCGGGTGCACCATGCCTACCTATTCTGCGGGGCGCGCGGGGTGGGCAAGACGTCTACGGCGCGCATTCTGGCCAAGGCGCTTAACTGCGAGCAGGGGCCCACGGCCACGCCCTGCTATCAGTGTGCCTCCTGTCAGGAGATCTCGAAGGGGCAGTCGGTCGACGTTTTTGAGATCGACGGGGCGTCGAACCGCGGCATCAACGAGATCCGTGAGCTGCGTGAGGGGGTGCGCTATGCCCCCAGCCGTGATCGCAACAAGATCTACATCATCGACGAAGTGCACATGCTCACCACCGAGGCCTTCAACGCGCTGTTGAAGACCCTGGAGGAGCCGCCGGACCACGCGCGTTTTATTTTTGCGACGACCGAGCCGCAGAAGATTCCGGTGACGATTTTGAGCCGCTGCCAGCGCTTTGACTTCAAGCGCATCGGGCAGAACGACATCGTCGAGCACCTGGAGCACCTCTGTCGGGAGGAGGGCATCGACGCGGAGCGGGCCGCTTTGCAGATCGTAGCCCGCCAGGCGGCCGGTGGGATGCGCGATGCGCTCAGTCTGCTCGATCAGATCATCAGTTTCAGCGGCAAGAGCATCAAAGAGTCGGAGATCGCCGAGGTGCTCGGGGTGGCCAACCGCCGCCATCTCTTCGATCTTTCGGAGGCGGTGCTCACCCACGATGCCGAGCGCGCCCTGGTGGTGGTCGACGAGGTCAACCGCTACGGCTACGACATGCAGCAGTTTGCCTCGGAGCTGGTCACGCATTTTCGCGACCTGATGGTCACCTCGGTGGTCCAGGATCCCGAACTGGTGACGGAGCTGACTGAGAGCGAACTGCAGGTCGCTCGCCAGCAAATCGCCGGACAGCCTCAGGAGCTTCTGCACCGCTGCTTTAGCGTGATGGTGGAGGGCGCCCAGAAGATGCATCGCTCGCCATACCCGCGGCTGATCTTTGAGATGACACTGGTACGCCTGGCCGCGCTTGAGCCGATGGTCGGCCTGGATCTGCTTGTCGATCGCCTCGGTCTTCTCGAAGAGGCCCTCTCCGACGATATCGGCGGGGAGATCGCATGGCCGGAGCGTCCCGCACCGCCCGTGGTGGCCGCCCGTGTTGCGTCTGCTGCACCCGTAGAAAAAAAAACTCTGAGTGAGGTCGCGCCGGCGACCGGGGGTCATGTTGAGGTGACCGGGGGTCATGTTGAGGTGACCGGGGGTCATGTTGAGGTGACCGGGGGTCATGCTGAGGTGACCGAAGGTGAGGTGACCGGGGGGCATGTTGAGGTGACCGGGGGTCATGTTGAGGTGACTGAAGGTGAGGTGACCGGGGGTCATGTTGAGGTGACCGAAGGTCAGGCGACCGAGGGTCAGGTGTCGGCGACCGAAG
This genomic stretch from Lujinxingia sediminis harbors:
- a CDS encoding phospholipase D-like domain-containing protein; the encoded protein is MVIRGMASMARTLVLAALALSAAACGLNDPGDLDTLDTPSVEVFFNSPGFKRGTEFNRKPSEFITERIDAARVSVDAAVYGFNKQNIVDALVRAHYRGVRVRLVADAGEYSRGSYGYDIMEQHKVPIQTGNQFHIMHDKFFVVDNRFVFVGTGNISNSEFTYNNNNWVWFDNVAHAELYTAEFEQMFDGRFSAAKHPTTLPNVFQIGDTEVEVLFSPQDDAMGKILEELKNVDTSIYFTIFAFTKDQVASEFIARQREFEAYNEANGFDTLPPLERPKGVVGVLDRSQLHGNGQYHQGYRLAANGIPMRLDGNENSGLPGDYQAGGGRLHAKTMILDAGTPNARVITGSFNWSSAATISNDEILIILRGERITNQYLEEFYNIWNTGKDISTAMCTLMKDSDALTCDDEVRPGDVVFSEVHFDGWNGERDPSDHNCGGGNDLDCRRRVTNDQFVELYNTTDKPINLSMWTLSNGQDVTMGFTPGTVIDPGEYFLVLDHNTVPLSERDPQRGEHAFTNPDFVLNTANDPRFRRLNLKSGSMQLQLRNTRQVVIDRAGDGSPAYFGGREGDTNYSMERIIGADGNVGAGDARSSWKQCAAGQGGENVNEAFRSFIIATPGEPNSP
- the dnaX gene encoding DNA polymerase III subunit gamma/tau, producing the protein MSYKVLARKWRPEHFEQVVGQGHVARTLKNAIEQDRVHHAYLFCGARGVGKTSTARILAKALNCEQGPTATPCYQCASCQEISKGQSVDVFEIDGASNRGINEIRELREGVRYAPSRDRNKIYIIDEVHMLTTEAFNALLKTLEEPPDHARFIFATTEPQKIPVTILSRCQRFDFKRIGQNDIVEHLEHLCREEGIDAERAALQIVARQAAGGMRDALSLLDQIISFSGKSIKESEIAEVLGVANRRHLFDLSEAVLTHDAERALVVVDEVNRYGYDMQQFASELVTHFRDLMVTSVVQDPELVTELTESELQVARQQIAGQPQELLHRCFSVMVEGAQKMHRSPYPRLIFEMTLVRLAALEPMVGLDLLVDRLGLLEEALSDDIGGEIAWPERPAPPVVAARVASAAPVEKKTLSEVAPATGGHVEVTGGHVEVTGGHVEVTGGHAEVTEGEVTGGHVEVTGGHVEVTEGEVTGGHVEVTEGQATEGQVSATEGQVTEGHVEVTESEATGGHVEAIEGHAEVTEGHVEVTERHVEETEGQVTEGHAEVTEGHVEVTERHVEVTEGQVTEGHVEVTEGHVEVTEGQVSATEGQVTGGHAPATEGQVTEGHVEATEGHVEVTEGQVTEGHVEATEGHAEVTEGHAPATEGEVTEGYVEVTEGEVTEGQVSVTGGQVEVESQVEVEPEPKPELELKPEHDVAVAAPPKPRIPERLTKVDVDALEVPDTAPLKTPEQRWKAVVEFVRQSNAPVAAACEYAYVQRFDEGEVRLNFTEAFADIAQEDARKRTIEDAVVRIFGEGWRVVVEKIDEEAARGVTNLAEEREEDIRRRRAELVEEVRTDPVVAEAQKLFGAEDVRVSVKLFDE
- a CDS encoding lamin tail domain-containing protein, which gives rise to MRARWLTAGLLVAAAAGCVDTSDPGASSEQVLYRWETDGEPTTGERGNMLVNEINWAGSVSDDKSYDPDDVFIELLNKNPRPVNVSGWNLEIGGDYSRSFRLPKMEEPIQPNEFFVIAAKADGAFGAEADVILEGLKLGKRAVYVNLRDADRRLMDSGGSREEYIFAGSYDLVTTRSMERTQVLFGNRGNQDRAWTSNIDDVMGTGGERKIAEGWRTYTMASPGQANSADYTGSNTSGGFE